The following coding sequences are from one Lathamus discolor isolate bLatDis1 chromosome 10, bLatDis1.hap1, whole genome shotgun sequence window:
- the C10H5orf58 gene encoding putative uncharacterized protein C5orf58 homolog isoform X2 — protein MGEERAQGSGSLALTADLNTNPLSEGTRDLDNESMLNVFKTAAACQQFTLEAAIKNVDEMSSELKKMTVESQLLLCDLILNFNHPVKAKDLREAEEKPWSLTH, from the exons ATGGGGGAAGAAAGAGCCCAGGGATCTG GATCTTTGGCCCTGACTGCTGACCTCAATACAAACCCACTGTCTGAAGGGACGAGAGACTTGGACAATGAATCGATGTTAAAC GTGTTCAAAACCGCTGCTGCTTGTCAACAGTTCACCCTTGAAGCTGCCATTAAAAACGTTGATGAGATGTCCAGTGAGCTGAAAAAAATGACTG TGGAAAGCCAGCTACTGCTTTGTGACCTTATTCTGAATTTTAACCACCCTGTGAAGGCCAAAGATTtaagagaagctgaagaaaaaccaTGGAGTTTGACACATTAA